The sequence TTGTTCTCAatgttatcttgaagggcatttgcaaatgaaaaagatcatgtcaatttttgcactTTTTACCTTTGTGACTTGGAGgacgaaaacaaaataataatgttttctttttatgcatAAAGTTTTCCTTTACATTGACCTATTAGGTTGAAAGCCATTAAAGTATATGTGATATGGTAtattataatacattgattttcatcaaaaccttcggtgaaaaatgtgaactcgaaaaagtgtttactttcttcttttttgttgttgaatataTACTTATATTATGTGAAACGATTCAGCACTTTCCTGTGTGAATACGAATGATGCCAAGCTCGTGGTATTGTACGAAAATCGAGAACTCTGTATTCATGCCATGAGCCTGGGAAGGAACAATTGTGTCGAAATAGTGATAAGGAACACGCTGAACCGTTGAGTCTAGCTTCAACGGAAAGGGCCAAAATCCATAGAGATGTGTTTCCTCGCACAGCTGTATCGACTCATGAACAATTAGAAATCCTGCagggatgaaaagaaaacaaacaacaacaaagtaatcTTGGTTTTTCAGTTCACgtatccgatttttttttctgtcataaatttcacaaaactaTTATATGCTCAAACGTTATAAATAGCATTTAGGGCACATAGGCTGAAAAAGGGGTGCCATGTTGCAGAAATATTCACACACACCTTGCTCGCTACTTTGgaagtgaatgtgtgtgtgtgtttgtgtgtgtatatatgtttactgtgtgtgtgtgtgtgtgtgtgtgtgtatgtaaactCAAACACGTCTTccattcatgaaaatacattatGTAACCTTTTaaaaattcgatttcttatCGACCGTCCATACTTTAAATCTGGCACTTTAACATAACTGCGCATCAGCTGTAACATCAGACTACTGACTTTTTCGTCGACTGGCACGGATGTCCGATTGTTAATAAACAGAGATAACTTACAAAGGGATAAGATACAAAACCTCCTCAATAAATATGCCAGGATTATATTGAATAAAGATTATCATACATCTCAAACTTCCTTGTTACTAACGCTAAAATGGCAGTCGGTTGAGCAACGTatagaatatcaatatattATTCCACATCACTAGTAAAGCTCAAGCCATTCTCTGGTTGCATAAAAACGTAGATTCGTTGACACTTTCACTTTAAGTAGACCATTTATGCTAGATAAACCGACACGAATGGAAACAaggttgtaataaaaaaaatcaaattgtgatttatttttttcttaatagaCTGAAGGCTATCGTCTTTCCATGTCAACCTCAGAGCGTTTCACTAGGCATTATTGCATTATGAATGAAGTAAACACAATAATTACGATGGTCAGGCATCTTTACAAGGTAAGATCTGCAATTTCCATTATAAAAGTAGAAACATTTATTCAaaccattttcttattttcattaaacTGTTGTTATATCTCATAATATCTCACCTATCTGAGAATCTTGTACAAAATGTAGTTGGTATGGTAAACactttacaaaagaaaagagcCATGAGAAACCATTGAAATTGTATCGCACGCCTGTTTTTTACAGatagttgggttttttttaatcaagcgTAAGTCTCTTTATGAAACAGATTTACGCTCAAAATTGAACGTACGCTCGATTTATCAAGTTACGCTCAATAAAAATCGAGTGTAAGATCAATCGCAAATCTTTACGAAACAGGACCCAGATATACAGGTAGGGTAATCGCTTGTCAAGCCATTGATTTTACACGGGATCTGGTTGTGATCAAGTAGTTTGAGGTACACTTGCGTCATCGAAGATAGTGACAATCAGCGTCGTGAACCCCCAAACATCatgattttcaagatatttcgtgatttataaaataaaaaacagtCAACAATATTCCTAAATAGAGTACGCttgcaaatggtaaaaacaGCCTATGATTATTTACATtaaatcacattttacattAAATAACATGTTGGATTAAAgaattctttaaagaaaaagaactaCACgtatattaataaaaaaaaaaatgcataaatccATAGGCAAGGATATAAGCATTATCAAGTATCTTAGCACCATGCTAACATTTGTATCTTTAATGATAATCACCTCAGTCATCATCAGGGGATTATTCACCGATTGATACAATGTTATTAAACAATAAACTAACTGCGTTACTTTCCAAAATATGTGCTTTAGGAAATGAAATTGCTTGCTGGAATAGAAGGACAAACCTGTTGAGGGTCTTTTGAGTGTCTTCATACTTTTCCAGTAATTCCACAAGTTGACAATTTCGCTTGGATGAGCAATGGTGAGCTTTGGATCAGTAAAGGTTCTGTGTTCCAGCGACTCAGCGCATGTGTTGAATGACTGTGCAGCCCCAAAGCATGTCATCATGATAATACCGCTGTACTGTCTCATATCGCTGTTAAATCTGTCCAAGTCATCCGTCTGTAATAAACTGTTATACCTGGGACGCAGGATTGTCAATAGGGGGTGATTACTTGTGGACagtggatgaaaaaaaaaaaatgatgtcaaaatgacacaaagttGACGTTGCTTCGtcatcattatttgtttatCTCTGTCTGACCAGTCTATAATGAGTGGTCTTGTCGAACCAGTGTCGTTTTTTCAGGTATGATACTAGTATAATGCCATCTTAAATCACTTACGATCAATCAATCACGACAAAAGCCATTGGTCTATCTCATTTCAAATGTCCTTCAAAGCGAAAATATTGACTAAAGCCGAAGGGTGACGGAATATTTGTATGACAAAGCTTTGTTCAGGTTTCTAGTATTTAATTGATTTCTTTCAATGGAATTACTTTAGCCTATCGCTCCTAATTTAAGTTTGTTAGATCATTTCCGGATATCAACAAAGGAATGTTTACTTCACACAAATTTACGAACATAGCATATCAATACTCCACTGTGCGTCTCTACGTCTAAAAATGGAAAGGCAATTGTCGAAAAGCCTGAAAGTCAAATCCTTCTTGGGTCTCACATTCCTCGGTCAGTGATGGTCAAGAAAGCTTAGGTTTCTAGTTCAGGCTTCCAATTCATGTTTGTACAAGTTTAATTCTTTGAATTATATGAATTACGCTAAGCACTCCTACTTTGGAAAGATTATTTCAGGTATTAATCAGCGAAAGCTTACCTCACATCAATTTTACCGTCATTGCATAACGTAACTTCATTGTACGTCTCTACGTTTAGAACAGAAAATCAACTGCCGAAAGGCCTGAAAGTGAAACCCTTCTTTGGTGTTACATTCCTTGGTCAAGATAGCTTATCTCGGATTTTCCCCTTGATCGAGCTTAAAGAGAGTGAATGCTTTGCAATCAGCAATACCGCAATTCCCCTTTGAActttattttcaatgaaataatgttctaTCGTCGAAATAATAGTGTATTAATGACAAAAAGTCAAACAAATGTTAGTTGCAGAAGAAACGGTACTAGtcattttattgcaaaaacAGTGCAAGTGTTAGAAACAATGTTTACCATGGGACAGACATTGATCCAAGAAAGTATCAACAAGATTAAACTAATATCTTGTGGGCTgttgattacatgtacatgtatttgtctcTTACCTGGTAACAAATATACTTGggttaaacgttgtcaagttcgTTTTTCTCCCAGCGTCTTCAGCAAATTTTCCAATAGGGGCAGCATTACATCTGATGTCAAAGCATAATACGGAGAAAGTGTTGGTGAAGGGATATAcaacatgggcgtaaatcccggggggggggaggggatggggggatatatcccccccccccgaaatggaggaggggggggggatggcctgtacaatcatcccccctgaattttgaggggagaaaatggaggaagcagaaatgtgattgtatcaatgttggcatattgcatgacgtttgtacgccggccttcagacaggtaacagagctgaacagtattatatcttgtaggaaaatgtaaaattttctcaagcgctcactcgcttcgctcgctcgcgaagaaagtaacatcgacatacactgtaaggtatggctcgatcaggcgttgacaacgtcaaatagtgtaggtctacatgtaaacatgctttGACGCGAGCAAccggggaccatctgcaaaatatgtacgaaacatacaaacaaacaataacaacaactttatcgccataattgaatcccctccatttcctgaatcattcctgagaaacgacagtgactgatgactcagtcaggatacatctatgggcataccaagggaagatcagggacgtcgaatctatggggggcaaaggggcatttgccccgccccaaaggaagtgtttagacagacaaatcatttatcccccaagcaattcccgaaatgaggacaaatctcgaactttcttaatggaaaattgtccaaatatcgcaagaactatgcaccagatcgttgtattgcaatcatgaacatgcaaaaggtccgctatacaggatagggataaactttgtacacttttgacctagacgtatattccctaatttatcaaagagtgtgcagcagatctttcacttaacaaaagcaacctaatatgtatagaggcgttgatgggggggggatggttctcaaataaaagtgggacaaacaaaagcgaaaaatatagctacaaacggcagtttttggagtgtaaaattttaagattttaaagctcgctcgctccgctcgctcgcatttaaccgctatgccattctcctgatgttgctgccagtgattgacagcaggtgcacccggtgcgccccccttaatttccaaagcgaaaatatagctacaaacgacagtttttaggactggaaaatgtcataattttcaagctcactcgcttcgctcactcgcatttaatcgctatgccattctgatgttgctgcccgattgccggcagttgcgcccggtgtgcccccataatttccaaagcgaaaaaatacagccacaaacggcagtctttggactgtaaaatgtcaaaattttcaagctcgctcgccccgctcgctcgcatttaactgctatgccattctcctgatgttgctgccagtaattgccagcagttgcgcctgatgcggccccccttaatttccaaagcgaaaaagtatagctacaaacggcagtttttagactgtaaaatgttaaaattttcatgctcgctcgctccgctcgcacgcatttaatcgctacgccattctcctgatgttgctgccagtgattgacagcagttgcgcacagcaagagctaaattaccacgattttgtcattgaataatatattgtgaatatttcattttcttattgtttttttaaagaaaaaaaaaagaatgcttgaTGGTAAAGCATATAAATAGGTGGACTTCCTTTTTCACCAAGTCTTTGACACGTTTCTGGCAGTTTTGCGTTGTCATCTTGATTTTAACCCCAGCTCCTACGCGAGCTGGGTGTATCATACAATTCATGGTACAATTATTGAATTCATGGCGCTGTCAGTATCAACTGTGTGTGAAcggttttttatttgtttgtttgtttgtttgtttgttttttgtttgtttcctgcGCATCACACGATGCTTTTTACAATCCCGTCTGTAGGTTTGATAGAATAGAATAAAATCAATCtgtaacacacaaacacacacacacacacacacacacacacacataaaaatttCTGTCAATAAAAACATCTTCGTTTGTCACGATATGGTTACCAAATGAATAAATCTTACCTAAAGACCATGTCAAATGAATCAATTTCTTTCCCACAGCTGCTATTTCGAAGAATTCCACTGTTTCCAACTACAGCACATTTTCTGTACCTTTGTCCTTTAAATGGTGATACCTGACAGATAAAAATGTgagtgcaaaaagaaaaaaaaatcaaatcatttgTGAAAACACATTGGattttattacaatcatttGTCTGAAAGATGACAGACACATACGCGatcaaataaagaaaatcatttaTTTACGTTCAATTTGAAAAGTGTTACAATGGAATCAAATAAAGCGTCTGACTGAGAATTACCTCGAATTCAACTCAACTTTCATCgcctgttttaaaaaaaaaaaaaaagatagaggaGTAATCATATCGCCAGCTCATTCAAACATCATTCGGGTTCTATGCAAGTTTTCATTCCTTCCAACGAGACTCAACATTTTCTAGATggttttaaaacaaaataagtaaatCTAGTAGAGTAGCGATTCGCAACACCGTGGAATTGCAAAACATCTCGGTCCTACATCGAGCATTAAAAAGAGATTCAGTATGATGTAAATACTAATAAACCATGTATGAAAACAGGCTTACAATAAAAAAGGCATACCTTTGCCTTACTGAAAGTTGTTCATTTGACgttacaaataaacacacacacacacacacacacatatatatatatactgtatatatatatatatatatatatatatatatatcttgacATTTTtaacgtgttggacttcga comes from Diadema setosum chromosome 17, eeDiaSeto1, whole genome shotgun sequence and encodes:
- the LOC140241223 gene encoding alpha-N-acetylneuraminate alpha-2,8-sialyltransferase ST8SIA3-like gives rise to the protein MVFRCNAAPIGKFAEDAGRKTNLTTFNPSIFVTRYNSLLQTDDLDRFNSDMRQYSGIIMMTCFGAAQSFNTCAESLEHRTFTDPKLTIAHPSEIVNLWNYWKSMKTLKRPSTGFLIVHESIQLCEETHLYGFWPFPLKLDSTVQRVPYHYFDTIVPSQAHGMNTEFSIFVQYHELGIIRIHTGKC